The nucleotide window TGGATATCATCTGGACTTACAGGCAACTCTAATAAGAAAAACTAGGAACTCTGATAGCTGTTCATCTCACTTAGGACAGGCAGCAAGAATCTGTTATGATTTTATGTCTCCAATTGTTCCAAACACAGTTTctaatacagaaataaaactattcaGTGTCTCGGTCCTCGGCTCATTTTGTTTCACAGAGATCTGCATTTCCGAGTTCTCGGACTCCAACAGCAGTTCTGTTAGGAACAGACACCCAGTGTCATCCTGAGCACTGAGATAGGCTTTCCACGGGTGAGCCCCAGCCCTGCTCATTGCGATGGTCTGGATGTTCACTACTTGTAGGGCCATCTGGAGAGTGTCAGGATGGACTGCTCCCCGCCAAGGGAACACCTGCTGATGAGCAACTTTCAGGCTAAACCAAGTTTTCTCAAAATACTCAGCAGTAAGCTGGCAATTGGGGACTAGCACGAGGGCTCCAGAATCAGGGAGTTCTTGTACCCTCTCCTTGTTCTCTTCAGGAATCAGGGGACCTAAAAGAGTCAGAAAGCTTCTGTAAGAGATCTTCTTAATCTATAGGAACTATGTTTTCTATCTAGATTTCCAAAAATACACAATGTGACTTTTATCTTTGGATACATCGTTAAAATCACCAACTAGGAACTTCTTTATTGCTCACAAAGACTTCAATTCAGGCCACAGTCTGAGATATAGCTAGGATACCCTACTTTCTACCAGTCATtacaaaagataaagagttttcaTGATAAGATCTAAAGTAAGGACTATTTTTACCTGAGGTGGCAAAGGACGCAGTGTCAGGAAGCTCTGGGCCCCGATGCTCTGCCCCCTGGTATTTAGAGATGGTTGCCCAGCGGGCTTTGCCATAGACTGGCACCAGCGTGTTGAAGTCCGAGGCCCAGCTATTCACAGGTCTTTCTGCCTGATCCTCCAAAAGTCCAAGAGAAGGGTCAGATTTAGGGCTACAGAGGATCCGCTTCACTTCATCAATGCCGGCTAAGAGAAGGCGGTAATAGAAGAGACCTCGGTCTCGTACTGccatattcttttcttcctctgaggTAAGACAAGAGACTGAGTTAgttacaaacaaaaaccaaaacactctTTCTACCCTGTGCCAACCACAacagggaaaacaaaaggaaggagggaggaagcccCAGAAAATCATTAACATTGTCTTCTTGGGCACCAGACATGACTCACCCAACAGTGTAAGCTGCGAGGGTATTTACCATCTGACACGGCAAGCGCGACTCCCTCGGAAGAGCCTACCTATGCAGTAATGTAACAGGCGCCCCAGCGTGTCCTGGCACTCGGCGGGCCGGGAGAGGAAAAGGCGCAGCAGCGCAGTGAGCAGCTCCATCGTCACAGCTGGAAACGTCTCTGACTTCACATTCTCCACGAAGTCTTCCAACACGTAGGGAGCATTGGGAATTCTCTCCCCATGGACACCAAGGAGCCAAATAAGGGCCTGTTTCCCCTAGGGAATGAAGGGGTAAGAGCAGGTGCTCAACATTCGGCTGTCTGAAACACGGTGGCAGGTTCGACTTCCCACCCCCGCCCAATGGCAGCGGAAAAAGCATAATCCTACATTTACTTCAACTCGCACTGCATCGATCCTCCACCCAACACCACTCTTTACAACAAATACGAACAAAATGCTACCACACGAAGGGAGACTCAAGACTCTCATAGCCCGTGTTGGTTAGGTAATAAGGCTTTTTCAGTTAGGGGGCCTCCGCCCCAGTCTAGGGTTTAATGTATCAGTGGAAGCAACTGAAACACTCCTCTAACCCACTTCATGAAAGTGGTAATTGACCTAGAGTGCAAATCAAAGTAGGTAGGCCTGTGGTGAAGCCCAAATATCTGTTAATTCCACAAATGATTCTGATTCTCATTCCAGCTGAAAACTCCATTGTCTAAGCCTCTGACTCAAAACTGTTCAAGAGAACGATGATATTAAAGCATCTGTAATAAAAACCATAGATCAATCTCCTGGTTTTATCTCTTCTACCCTATCTATACCCAAAAGAGAATCTGAGGTGGCAGTCAATTCTAAGGATAGCCACATTCAGACTGGGTAGAAAGAAGAATTAGattccatttcacagagcagggtCCCAAGCATTCCCCTTCTGCCTGTTAGTAAAGGAGAATTACCATCTACCTCGCTATCTTGAATGTTCTCCTCACAGCCGGGCAGGGCCTGACACACAGCTTCCGTACACTGAGGACACAACCAAACCAGGTCTCGGAAAGTTTGCACCACCACTACAACACAGCTCAGGATACAAGAGCACAGGATTAGAGGCTCCACGCAGGAAGGAATCTTAAGAGAAGTCACATATTCAGACTAGTTTGCTAGATGAAGTTCGGTAAAATGGGTGTTGGAGGGGTGGTCAACAATTATCTGAGAAATGTCTGACACGGGCAATAATTTCTTACATGAATGCTGCTCCTTTTGGATCGCTAGGAGGCTAAATGAGCTAACATGTGCAAAAGCGCTTGGTAAAATGTAAAGCAAACATGGGGTCATGTTCAACGATATTTTGAAGACGGTGTAAATGGAGCCACCAGTGTTGGAACTAGGGTGAGGCAAACAAGGTGCTGGGggtgtaaaatttaagaaaacatgcAGGGTTAGCACTTGCACGAACCTGAGAGCGAGtgcctctttaaatgtttgcatcCTGGGTACCTTGCTTGCCTCACCCCAGTCCCAGCCCTGGAAGCCACTGCTGCCATAAAGCAGTAAGAGGGTAAAGCTGGGGAATTAACAAGCACAGCATCCTAGAACCCTTCATTATGTACAGAACTGCCTTGTAGAGTCATGGCAACCTGAAAACCCCCTACCTGTTAGATCTACGGACCCTATGCTTCTCTGATGGCAACAGACGATAACGCAAAGAAAAGTTTAAACCTCTATGTTACTGAACAACAAGCATTTTTGGGGGGCAACTACTACAGGGCAAGCAATtgacaaaaaaaagcaaaacaaaaaaatgctcaaaGGGTAGCCAGCCATTACCTGTGGTGATGTGCTCTTGTCGAAGCCCCAGCAACTCTGTTAGAATCTGCACACACTGATCTGTATAGGTCCTGGCAATACCACCTACAGAGGAacagaaagcacagaaaagtgGTAAGTCACATACCAGCACCTCGTTCTAAAATAATTTCCCACCAGCCAAACATAAGAGGACCAaagataccttaaaaaaaaaaaaaaaaatcaatcacacCTTGCTTGATCTTCCCAAGTTTggtaaaaatgatttttccatcGAACAACGTTGAAAACTTTCAGTAACAGAGGTATTCACGTGGCAGCCAGACACGAGGCCACGGCTTGGTACAGCACAGCTGCACAGGAGTGTCCCTGCTGGGAACCCTCGACAGTAGTCTCCTGACTGCAGGAGTTCTACGCTCTCCTCTTTGTTCCCTCCTCTTGCCCCTAAAAATAACCAATCTTTATTCTCATAGGATGGTTCCTTCTCCTCTTCCGCTTGAAGCCCTCCAACAAAACGTAGCTCCCCAGCTGCTTTCATTTTGTGAGTCATTCTGGCTTTTTGAATTCCACGCAGAGTAGTATGAAAAAGCCTGTGATATTTAGGATTCATTCTGCGctgctctgcactgagcacgatACACAGCCCATAGTAGAAGCTCAATAGACAACTGTCAATTGACACAGGACGTTGAGTCTGGAGAGCTGGGTTCCAGTCGCACTTCAGGAACTACGTGACCTTCTGGCAATAACCTTCTTGTGCctgagtttcttcatttctaaaatgaagcGCTAACCCTTGTCCACTTTTCCTGACTGCCTCCCAAGACCGTGCTAAGATGATATATGGGAAAGCATTCTGGACAGCAATGTAAATTTTAGGTACTATAGTCTGAGTTACCTGTAGCCTCTATCCTGGCAGATACGGCAACACCAGTGTTGACGAAAACACCTTCCCCCCCACTCCTTCTGTGGTCACTGACTCCCAGTTCTTTGGTGCATGGTACTTTGTCTCTGCCGCAAGATTCGTTCCTGTTTATTCCCTATGGTTCCACAGCTTTCGGGCTGGCCTGAGCGCTCAAAAAGGAAAAGCGGCAGACACCTACCTATGGCAAAGATGGCAGCCTGGGCAAAGTCGGCTGACACATCGGTACAGTAGCCCCGGAGCTCCTCTAGCACCTGCTGCACGTTCTCATCGTTCACCAGCTCACACAGCACCTCCACCTTCTGCAGCTTGATGTAGTGCGGCTCCGAGTaagagcaaaaaaattttttgtagtgGCTGCTAAAGTGACCCGGCAGACTATGCAAGATCTGACGCACGTGACAGAGGGCAGCAAAGCAGAGCTCGCGGCTCTCTGAAGAACAGGCGGCCAGCAAAGGTCCCTTGACTTGCACAAGCACGTCGGTTTGTACGTGGGGGAATTTTTTTGCCAAGATCAGAAAGAGTTTCGTGGCTCCCATCACCACACCTGGGCTACTGCTCTTGAGAAAGCTATCCAACAGATTGAGAATGTCAAACAGCTCCTCCTCACTGCGGGGTTCGTAGCGTAGCAGAAAGTTCAATACTTCAGCCTGGCCCCATTGGTCCAGTTTTGGCATTCTGtccaaaaaaggaaagcattatTTTAGCAACCAAATGAGGACCATCTCCGTGCAACTGTCACCTGTTCACCAAAACAAGGAGAAAATTCTTGAAAACAGATTATGCCACAACAGAATTATTCTTTTTAGGTACTATTTAAAGTGGACACAAAACAGGCTTTAAATTCTAAGAGCAGTTCACAGTACACATTCTCACTCATCTAAGGCCAAAGACCGTGATTACTATACCTAGATCCAGATTCTTTAAGACAACACAAATGGCTTAGTTTGGGGGACATAATGATCGTAGAGGAGGACAGAACCTATTTCCACAGGATATTTCTGCCATCTCTCTATATGACCAAAAGAAACTAagacaaattaaagaatattCTCTCAATAAAATACGAGGAAACTAATAGCTACTGTTAATTTTACTACTCTATAGAAGTTGTTCAAGACGTCCCCTTAATCCAACATATCAAGACCCCACTAGGATGCACATCTCATCATAACAAAAAGAGGACTGAGGCATCCAAACCGATTTAAGAGATGGTGGGCGATGGGCTTGTTGATGACAACACCTCCTTCCTGTCTCAGAATTTCCTCTAGAGACCTCAGGCAGTTCACAACCACAATTGGATCCTGGTCACGCAGCAAACTGTATAATTCATTTACCAGAGCACCGTCTATAAAAGAGCATAAAGATCTCAGATAAAGAACAGTTTCAGAGTCACAGGAATAGAACCAGGACAATAGCTCCAGGCAGATAAAGCTGAACTTCTCCGCTACAAAAATAACAAAGgcaataataaaatgcaaagcaCAAAAAAAAGCCATCCCCAGAATGTTCTAAGTAGCTAATGCAAAGGATCTCACCTGGGCTCCAAAGAAAAGACTTCTCCAATCTCAGAAAATACCAAGCCAGCCTTTCTACTTAGAGACAcatacaggggtgcctgcgtggctcagtcggttaggcatctgactgactcttgatctcggcttaggCCGTGATCCcatggtttatgggattgagccctgagttggtgcagagcctgcttagcattctttctccctcgttctctgcccctcccccactcattctccctctctcactctctcacaataaataaataaaccttaaagaaaaaaagagaaacaagtacACAGCCACATTACTATTTCCTACCAAAGCCACGTGACCTTTTCCAAAGTCAAACATATAACGGagacacaaaaaaatataaatcatgatGGATTACACTGAAACTTACCCACTTCCGAGTCTCCGTGAAGATTATGCATCTTGGCACAACCAAGGACTGCCACCCTCCTGACATATGAAGCCTTATCTCGCAGACCATTGAGAATAGGCTGTTGGATGTATTCCTGCACACCAGGCATCCTAAGCAACACATCCTGGAGTCAGCCAGATCCTAAAACACTAGTTTTGACATAATTCAGGCCCTATGCCCTTAACACAGAAGGTTTGGTAGATGTTTGAATGTACATCTATCATGTcataaaaaattagagaaagcCACTGGCCAAACTTAAAAAGTCATACTTGACTTTTCATTTGGACTAACACTGCATGGGCAACAAAACTATATGTGTACATAACTGTTTAGAAATCTTTAACCAAAAGCACGAACTATCTCAGCAAAAGTGAGGATGGAAAACTCCCTTTAAGGAAACCATAGGACATAGTTTTTCAAGCCTAAGCAATGGCTGAAAACCTGAGTTCAGGTTACAACCGCATGTTCCCCATGATTAAGAAGCTCAGATAAATTATCATCATTAAAAACCTGCCCCATGATCTCCCGAATACATCAACCACTGATAAACAGTCCTGGAAGAGGGTACTCACCTGAGACTACACATGCTCCGTAATGCCAGCCCCCGCACCATTGGATTGGGATCCGAACAGTCTTTGCACAGCGTATTAATGGCCAAGAGAGCCAGATCTGGTTTCAGGGGGGCATAGGTACACATGTACAGATAAACCAACTTCTTCTGAACAATATCTACGGTGGCACTGGCCTTCACCATTTCCATGAAAACGCCAGACATGTCCAAGCCCTGAGTCATGTGCCTAAAACCAACACACATagcaggaagaagtaaaatacaTGATCCCCAGCCTATAACAACAGGTGTTTTACCTATACACATCCCGGTTATCCAACTAGATTATGAGGAAAGCAACCAGGTCTACCTTGTCTATCACATTGCACAATACTTCACACGATAGGTCTAcaataaattttcttctattcattcaagaaatagttAATGAATCCCTGGAACATTCCAGTGAAATTCAGCTTCTACATTCCAGGGATATGCTCTGGGGTCATAATTTCGAAAAAAGCATGGTCTCAGATCTCTAGCAACTCAAACCGTATTAAGGAGCAAGACAAAAACACCACTAATTACAATATGATCGGTAAGTATTAAAACAGaagtaacaggggcgcctgggtggctcagtcggttgagtggccgacttcggctcaggtcatgatctcacggtccgtgggttcgagccccgcattgggctctgtgctgacagctcagagcctgaagcctgcttcggattctgtgtctccctctctc belongs to Felis catus isolate Fca126 chromosome C1, F.catus_Fca126_mat1.0, whole genome shotgun sequence and includes:
- the AP4B1 gene encoding AP-4 complex subunit beta-1 isoform X1, with translation MPYLGSEDVVKELKKALCNPHIQADRLRYRNVIQRVIRHMTQGLDMSGVFMEMVKASATVDIVQKKLVYLYMCTYAPLKPDLALLAINTLCKDCSDPNPMVRGLALRSMCSLRMPGVQEYIQQPILNGLRDKASYVRRVAVLGCAKMHNLHGDSEVDGALVNELYSLLRDQDPIVVVNCLRSLEEILRQEGGVVINKPIAHHLLNRMPKLDQWGQAEVLNFLLRYEPRSEEELFDILNLLDSFLKSSSPGVVMGATKLFLILAKKFPHVQTDVLVQVKGPLLAACSSESRELCFAALCHVRQILHSLPGHFSSHYKKFFCSYSEPHYIKLQKVEVLCELVNDENVQQVLEELRGYCTDVSADFAQAAIFAIGGIARTYTDQCVQILTELLGLRQEHITTVVVQTFRDLVWLCPQCTEAVCQALPGCEENIQDSEGKQALIWLLGVHGERIPNAPYVLEDFVENVKSETFPAVTMELLTALLRLFLSRPAECQDTLGRLLHYCIEEEKNMAVRDRGLFYYRLLLAGIDEVKRILCSPKSDPSLGLLEDQAERPVNSWASDFNTLVPVYGKARWATISKYQGAEHRGPELPDTASFATSGPLIPEENKERVQELPDSGALVLVPNCQLTAEYFEKTWFSLKVAHQQVFPWRGAVHPDTLQMALQVVNIQTIAMSRAGAHPWKAYLSAQDDTGCLFLTELLLESENSEMQISVKQNEPRTETLNSFISVLETVFGTIGDIKS
- the AP4B1 gene encoding AP-4 complex subunit beta-1 isoform X2, whose amino-acid sequence is MPYLGSEDVVKELKKALCNPHIQADRLRYRNVIQRVIRMPKLDQWGQAEVLNFLLRYEPRSEEELFDILNLLDSFLKSSSPGVVMGATKLFLILAKKFPHVQTDVLVQVKGPLLAACSSESRELCFAALCHVRQILHSLPGHFSSHYKKFFCSYSEPHYIKLQKVEVLCELVNDENVQQVLEELRGYCTDVSADFAQAAIFAIGGIARTYTDQCVQILTELLGLRQEHITTVVVQTFRDLVWLCPQCTEAVCQALPGCEENIQDSEGKQALIWLLGVHGERIPNAPYVLEDFVENVKSETFPAVTMELLTALLRLFLSRPAECQDTLGRLLHYCIEEEKNMAVRDRGLFYYRLLLAGIDEVKRILCSPKSDPSLGLLEDQAERPVNSWASDFNTLVPVYGKARWATISKYQGAEHRGPELPDTASFATSGPLIPEENKERVQELPDSGALVLVPNCQLTAEYFEKTWFSLKVAHQQVFPWRGAVHPDTLQMALQVVNIQTIAMSRAGAHPWKAYLSAQDDTGCLFLTELLLESENSEMQISVKQNEPRTETLNSFISVLETVFGTIGDIKS